In Chryseobacterium lactis, a single genomic region encodes these proteins:
- a CDS encoding YdeI/OmpD-associated family protein — protein MNIQPIEFTAIIKQNGEMNAAYVEFPFSTEKLFSKKGQVKIKATFDNRVEYRGSLAKMKSDCHVLGLTQEVRKQLGKTFGDEVFVSLIEDKEERIVEIAEDIALVFNENPEVKVLFDKMSFTHKKEYIRWIEEAKKAETRENRKLKMIQMILEGKKGI, from the coding sequence ATGAATATTCAACCCATCGAATTCACAGCCATCATCAAACAAAACGGAGAGATGAATGCGGCTTATGTAGAATTTCCCTTTTCTACAGAAAAACTATTCAGTAAAAAAGGTCAGGTAAAAATTAAAGCGACATTTGATAACAGAGTGGAATATCGCGGAAGTCTTGCCAAAATGAAATCTGATTGTCACGTTTTAGGCTTGACACAGGAAGTGAGAAAGCAATTGGGGAAAACCTTTGGTGATGAGGTGTTTGTTTCTCTTATTGAAGATAAGGAAGAACGGATTGTTGAAATTGCAGAGGATATCGCTTTAGTCTTTAATGAAAATCCGGAAGTGAAAGTATTATTTGACAAAATGAGCTTTACCCACAAAAAAGAATACATCCGTTGGATTGAAGAAGCTAAAAAAGCTGAAACAAGGGAAAACAGGAAACTGAAGATGATTCAGATGATTCTTGAAGGGAAAAAAGGAATATAA
- a CDS encoding S46 family peptidase, protein MKRLFLLFTFLLGFAQMRADEGMWLLMLIKRLNGVDMQKEGLHLTPEEIYSVNNSSLKDAIVSFGGFCTGEIVSDKGLIFTNHHCGYGAVAAASTPEKDYLKNGFWAMKQKDEFNAKDLYVRFLVRMDDATQRINSKLNNNMTGAERKAVIDAETKAIQTENSENGKYTVVVRDFFNGNEFYYFVYQDYKDIRLVGAPPSSLGKFGGDTDNWEWPRHTADFTVFRVYADAAGNPAEYSPSNTPLKPKHFLPVSLKGIKPGDFSMILGYPGRTNRYLTSYGIQQMVDKDYPAWVEASKTAMDVMKKYMDKDKATQLNYASQYASVANYWKNRQGTIDAVIKNGTITDKKKIEETFKTWTAMPGNSAYDGVLEDIGVYYKQVSDRNVERNYASQFSRNAKYITLALQVGSALKAYAAQDMQGRLAMKPKTEAAIKAAYENFNPSLEGEMLAGMTSLYQARVKNKDVASATILALDAKTVSNLAYSSIFANKTSATNFLLSPDALKLDADPLWKAANGIVADQKMSMERFVKVDDNFAKNNRLFLAGLMKAMPEKKFYPDANSTMRLTYGTVDKLPVRSDRNYFGITDNYYTDMTGLVGKYKKGDEEFDLPQRVIDLYNLKDFGQYADAAGYMPVNFLSNNDITGGNSGSPVIDGDGNLIGIAFDGNSEALSGDIVFETEWQKTINVDVRFVLWTIDKYAGARRLIDELKLVRGENTPADTKSKNSGTTATPKKIKKK, encoded by the coding sequence ATGAAAAGACTATTTCTACTATTCACTTTCTTATTGGGCTTTGCTCAGATGAGGGCGGATGAGGGGATGTGGCTGCTAATGCTCATCAAAAGACTTAACGGTGTTGATATGCAAAAGGAGGGTCTACATCTTACGCCTGAAGAAATTTATTCAGTAAACAACTCAAGCTTAAAAGACGCTATTGTAAGCTTTGGTGGTTTCTGTACAGGTGAGATTGTTTCTGACAAAGGACTAATCTTCACTAACCACCACTGCGGTTATGGTGCTGTTGCTGCAGCTTCTACTCCGGAAAAAGACTATTTAAAGAATGGTTTCTGGGCAATGAAGCAGAAAGACGAATTCAACGCGAAAGATCTTTATGTGAGATTTTTGGTAAGAATGGATGATGCGACACAGAGAATCAACTCTAAGTTGAACAACAACATGACCGGAGCAGAGAGAAAAGCTGTTATTGATGCTGAAACAAAAGCAATCCAGACAGAAAACTCTGAAAACGGAAAATACACGGTGGTTGTAAGAGACTTCTTCAACGGAAATGAATTTTATTATTTCGTATACCAGGATTATAAAGATATCAGATTAGTAGGTGCTCCACCTTCTTCATTAGGTAAATTTGGCGGGGATACAGACAACTGGGAGTGGCCAAGACATACTGCCGACTTTACGGTTTTCAGAGTGTATGCTGATGCTGCAGGAAACCCTGCTGAATATTCTCCAAGCAATACTCCTTTGAAACCAAAGCATTTCCTTCCGGTTTCTCTTAAAGGAATTAAGCCTGGTGATTTTTCAATGATTTTGGGATATCCTGGAAGAACAAACCGTTATCTGACTTCTTACGGAATTCAGCAAATGGTTGACAAAGATTACCCGGCCTGGGTAGAAGCTTCTAAAACAGCAATGGATGTTATGAAGAAGTATATGGATAAAGATAAAGCAACCCAGCTTAACTATGCTTCTCAATATGCTTCTGTAGCGAACTATTGGAAAAACAGACAGGGAACAATTGATGCTGTTATTAAAAACGGAACGATTACTGATAAGAAAAAAATTGAAGAGACGTTCAAGACTTGGACTGCAATGCCAGGAAATAGTGCATATGATGGCGTTTTAGAAGATATTGGTGTTTACTATAAGCAAGTTTCTGACAGAAATGTTGAAAGAAACTATGCTTCTCAATTCTCAAGAAATGCAAAATATATTACCCTTGCTTTACAGGTAGGATCTGCTCTTAAAGCATATGCTGCTCAGGATATGCAGGGAAGATTAGCAATGAAGCCTAAAACTGAAGCGGCAATCAAAGCGGCTTATGAAAACTTCAACCCATCTTTGGAAGGAGAAATGCTTGCAGGAATGACAAGCCTTTATCAGGCAAGAGTTAAAAACAAAGATGTTGCTTCTGCTACTATTCTAGCATTGGATGCTAAGACCGTTTCTAATTTAGCTTATTCTTCAATCTTTGCTAATAAGACTTCTGCAACGAACTTCTTATTAAGCCCTGACGCATTAAAATTAGATGCTGATCCACTTTGGAAAGCAGCTAACGGTATTGTTGCCGATCAAAAAATGAGCATGGAAAGGTTTGTAAAAGTTGATGACAACTTTGCTAAAAACAACCGTCTTTTCTTAGCAGGTTTAATGAAAGCGATGCCTGAAAAGAAATTCTATCCGGATGCAAACTCAACAATGAGATTAACGTACGGTACTGTAGATAAATTACCTGTCAGAAGCGACAGAAATTACTTCGGTATTACAGATAACTATTATACAGACATGACCGGTCTTGTTGGAAAATACAAGAAAGGTGATGAAGAGTTTGACCTTCCTCAAAGAGTAATTGATCTTTATAACCTTAAAGATTTCGGACAGTATGCTGATGCTGCAGGATATATGCCTGTAAACTTCCTTTCAAACAATGACATTACCGGTGGTAACTCCGGTTCTCCTGTAATTGATGGAGACGGAAACCTTATCGGTATTGCATTCGATGGAAACAGCGAAGCATTAAGCGGTGATATCGTATTTGAAACAGAGTGGCAGAAAACGATCAACGTTGACGTTCGTTTTGTACTTTGGACAATTGATAAGTATGCTGGTGCTAGAAGATTAATTGACGAGTTAAAGTTAGTAAGAGGTGAAAACACTCCTGCTGATACAAAATCTAAAAACTCAGGGACTACAGCAACCCCTAAGAAAATAAAGAAAAAATAA
- a CDS encoding spondin domain-containing protein has protein sequence MKKIFLKIMASTAGILAVLTLASCDNSDNNMPDTSFQRTITFENVVTPKDFVESGSFQGTGTPPVIMPGQSVSFKFSAGKAQALMFATMYGASKDWFFASQQPGIKLFDGSGNAITGDVSSSVLLWDNGTKDNVTGQPESKTIMQVPNVNASQLMKLNLAYNDVSSEFTLTITNTSGGTANQTPFSPGVWAVSNYNGSQLLNSAPFFTPNALSNPEITDIAQMGDIGKMMTKLNANTGIMTGLSPALVVIYRGDKNPIYELGKVDNGMGLKEISQFGNVTKLQNSLKSLPNVKGVYIAGSAPVAPGTKVMTSFSADPGDKIAYATMFGFSNDWFYANEPGIDANTKGDLTSKTTLFDSGTGVDQYPGAGNHQALFGGTPQSENMIISKVGTLYPVPAVQNVIKVTVN, from the coding sequence ATGAAAAAAATCTTTTTAAAAATCATGGCATCTACAGCAGGTATTTTAGCTGTACTTACCCTTGCATCATGTGACAATTCCGATAACAACATGCCGGATACGTCCTTTCAAAGAACCATTACCTTTGAAAATGTTGTTACTCCTAAAGATTTTGTAGAAAGCGGGAGCTTTCAGGGAACGGGAACACCTCCGGTCATTATGCCCGGGCAATCTGTTTCTTTTAAATTCAGTGCAGGAAAAGCACAGGCTTTGATGTTTGCAACGATGTACGGAGCCTCTAAGGATTGGTTTTTTGCATCACAACAACCGGGGATTAAACTATTTGACGGGAGTGGAAACGCTATAACAGGTGATGTTTCTTCAAGCGTATTGTTATGGGATAATGGAACTAAGGACAATGTGACCGGCCAGCCGGAAAGCAAAACAATCATGCAGGTTCCCAATGTAAATGCTTCACAATTGATGAAGCTGAATCTCGCCTACAATGATGTGAGTTCGGAATTTACCCTAACCATTACGAATACATCCGGTGGAACAGCCAACCAAACTCCTTTTTCTCCAGGTGTATGGGCTGTATCAAATTATAATGGCTCTCAGTTATTAAACAGTGCTCCATTCTTTACCCCTAATGCCTTATCAAATCCTGAAATTACCGATATTGCCCAAATGGGAGATATTGGCAAAATGATGACAAAGCTAAATGCCAACACAGGGATTATGACCGGACTTTCTCCTGCTCTAGTGGTCATTTATCGTGGGGATAAAAATCCGATCTATGAATTAGGAAAAGTAGACAATGGAATGGGGTTAAAAGAAATTTCTCAATTTGGAAATGTAACCAAGCTTCAAAACAGTTTAAAATCTTTACCGAATGTTAAAGGCGTTTATATTGCAGGAAGTGCGCCTGTTGCTCCGGGAACTAAAGTCATGACTAGCTTTAGCGCAGATCCGGGTGATAAAATTGCTTACGCGACCATGTTTGGCTTTTCCAACGATTGGTTTTATGCCAATGAGCCAGGTATCGACGCCAACACAAAAGGAGACCTAACTTCAAAAACGACCTTGTTTGATTCAGGAACTGGTGTTGATCAATATCCGGGAGCCGGAAACCACCAGGCTTTGTTTGGAGGAACTCCGCAGAGTGAAAATATGATTATTTCTAAAGTCGGAACACTATATCCTGTTCCCGCAGTGCAGAATGTGATAAAAGTAACGGTAAACTAG
- a CDS encoding non-ribosomal peptide synthetase family protein: MSNTTPTLDSQSLGAAVLLSSEEREKLLHGFNKTGWDYHHEETLVSLFKKNVSLYPENTAVVFKEQGITYRELDKKSNQLANALLERGIKKGKYVPIWLDRSLEWAVAVLGILKTGAAYVPIDPAYPVKRVEYILTDTAAEAIVTNHLLGELLSPNEKAKIVDLETMKNLDHFSSQLPDIKIPQEAIAYTIYTSGSTGKPKGVMVSHQAIQHLVTWHNHHFHVDHTSRLTVVAGIAFDISVWETWSALTSGATLFIAEDEERTQASALVDYYRKNRITHGFAPTVLAPAVVEYSRNYNDLKLKYLFTGGEKLKPVLTTELSYELIDYYGPTECTVFATFKKVKDVNGKYVSSIGKPIANATAYILGEQMELLPVGAVGELYIGGSVLAKGYLNNEELTEAKFIVNPFKETEKLYRTGDLARWLPDGDIEFLSRADNQVKIRGFRVELGEIERTLIHQEGIQEAIVITKDTTGSNKYLIAFVVLEPGKEQDVTSLRNLLKEELPGYMIPAQIIFIDKIPLTPNGKTDSQSLKDLADKEAKELVSFEPPTNETERIIADIWSSELERPVINITDNFFDIGGNSLLVAVVAVALQRKLDMKVYLRDIYQYPVLQQLSEVLIARSKETREAIPVEDMEPYVALQKDVYLAPGTVFAGGFDPKQLENPNVIFLTGATGFVGIHLLQELLDTTSAEIYCLIRAQDDFHAMEKIDRCFQQYHIPAKAEQRLRIIPVIGDLTLPSLGLSEKTFKMLAEKVDLIYHSGSSVNFIEPYSYMKAPNVEGLREIIKLAGAERTKCLALLSTISVYSWGHIFTGKKVMLESDDIEQNLMSVSKDIGYVRSKWVMEAVADLAAKEGLPLITYRLGYAMCHSKTGANAPYQWWSGLVKNCVEFKSYPALTELREGLITVDYMTQSMAHITKNKDAIGKKFNLIASPETNLTLEDFFSLMKKYYPFTLESLPYKEWRKHWEDDSKNRLYPLTSLFKDNMHEGLSTVELYQNTYVWDCSNVIQFLEGSGIKEPVFDKTVLDAYLQYLGLPVS, encoded by the coding sequence ATGTCAAACACAACACCAACATTAGATTCACAATCATTAGGAGCGGCTGTACTGCTGTCTTCGGAAGAAAGAGAAAAGCTTTTACATGGTTTTAATAAAACCGGCTGGGATTACCATCACGAAGAAACGTTGGTATCTCTTTTCAAAAAAAATGTATCCCTTTATCCTGAAAATACCGCTGTTGTATTTAAGGAGCAAGGAATAACGTACAGAGAATTGGATAAAAAAAGCAACCAACTGGCCAACGCTTTACTCGAAAGAGGAATAAAGAAAGGAAAGTATGTTCCCATCTGGCTGGATCGCTCGTTAGAATGGGCAGTAGCTGTTCTGGGTATCCTTAAAACAGGAGCGGCTTATGTTCCTATAGATCCAGCCTATCCTGTAAAAAGAGTAGAGTATATTCTTACAGATACTGCTGCAGAGGCTATTGTTACCAACCATTTGCTGGGAGAACTTTTATCGCCAAATGAAAAAGCTAAAATTGTTGATCTTGAAACCATGAAAAATCTGGATCATTTTTCTTCGCAACTGCCGGATATCAAAATACCTCAGGAAGCCATTGCTTATACCATTTATACTTCAGGATCAACAGGAAAGCCAAAAGGTGTAATGGTTAGTCATCAGGCTATTCAGCATCTGGTAACCTGGCATAATCATCATTTTCACGTAGATCACACGTCACGGCTTACCGTGGTGGCAGGCATCGCATTTGATATATCCGTCTGGGAAACATGGTCGGCACTTACTTCAGGAGCCACCCTTTTCATTGCAGAAGATGAAGAAAGGACACAAGCTTCGGCATTAGTGGATTATTATCGTAAAAACCGGATTACCCATGGTTTTGCTCCTACAGTTCTAGCGCCGGCAGTGGTAGAGTATTCCAGAAATTATAATGATCTGAAATTAAAATATCTTTTTACAGGAGGCGAAAAACTTAAGCCGGTACTTACTACGGAATTGAGCTATGAGCTGATTGATTATTACGGCCCAACCGAATGTACGGTATTTGCGACGTTCAAAAAAGTGAAGGATGTGAACGGGAAATATGTCTCTTCAATTGGAAAGCCAATCGCTAATGCTACAGCCTATATTTTAGGAGAGCAAATGGAATTACTTCCTGTGGGTGCTGTGGGAGAATTATATATTGGAGGCAGTGTTTTAGCCAAAGGATACCTCAATAATGAAGAACTTACGGAAGCTAAATTTATAGTTAATCCATTCAAAGAGACGGAAAAATTGTATCGTACCGGAGATCTTGCGCGATGGCTGCCTGATGGAGATATAGAATTTTTATCAAGAGCCGATAATCAGGTGAAAATCCGTGGCTTCAGGGTTGAATTGGGTGAAATAGAGCGTACACTTATTCATCAAGAAGGAATACAGGAAGCAATAGTTATTACAAAAGATACTACGGGAAGTAATAAATATCTGATTGCATTTGTCGTTTTAGAACCGGGAAAAGAGCAAGATGTCACATCGCTCAGGAATTTACTGAAGGAGGAATTGCCCGGTTATATGATCCCCGCTCAGATAATTTTTATTGATAAAATCCCATTAACTCCAAACGGGAAGACAGATAGCCAATCTTTAAAGGATCTGGCTGATAAAGAGGCAAAAGAACTGGTTTCATTTGAACCTCCAACCAATGAGACAGAAAGAATTATAGCAGATATATGGTCTTCAGAACTGGAACGTCCTGTTATTAATATTACCGATAATTTCTTCGATATTGGCGGAAATTCCCTTTTGGTGGCAGTAGTAGCGGTGGCATTACAGAGAAAACTGGATATGAAAGTTTATCTGAGAGATATTTATCAGTATCCCGTATTACAGCAGCTTTCCGAGGTTTTAATTGCTCGTTCCAAAGAAACCAGAGAGGCTATTCCTGTAGAAGATATGGAACCGTATGTTGCTTTACAAAAGGATGTATACCTTGCTCCGGGAACTGTATTTGCCGGAGGTTTTGATCCTAAACAATTGGAAAATCCAAACGTGATATTTTTAACGGGAGCGACAGGATTTGTCGGAATTCATCTGTTGCAGGAACTTTTGGATACCACAAGTGCTGAGATCTACTGTCTGATAAGAGCTCAGGATGATTTTCATGCGATGGAAAAGATTGACCGCTGCTTTCAACAATATCATATCCCGGCAAAAGCAGAACAGAGGTTAAGAATTATACCTGTTATCGGAGATTTGACATTGCCTTCATTAGGACTTTCAGAAAAAACATTCAAAATGCTGGCAGAAAAAGTAGATTTGATTTACCATTCCGGGAGTTCTGTCAACTTTATTGAGCCGTATTCTTATATGAAAGCTCCGAATGTGGAAGGTTTAAGAGAAATCATAAAACTGGCAGGCGCTGAAAGAACCAAATGTCTTGCTCTGTTATCTACCATTTCAGTATACAGCTGGGGACATATTTTTACCGGCAAAAAAGTGATGCTGGAATCTGATGATATTGAGCAAAACCTGATGTCAGTAAGTAAAGACATAGGCTACGTAAGAAGTAAATGGGTAATGGAAGCAGTGGCAGATCTTGCTGCAAAAGAAGGATTACCATTGATAACCTATCGCTTAGGATATGCAATGTGTCACAGCAAAACCGGGGCAAATGCACCGTATCAATGGTGGTCCGGATTGGTAAAAAATTGTGTTGAGTTTAAATCCTATCCGGCATTGACCGAGCTTAGAGAAGGACTTATTACGGTAGATTATATGACACAGTCTATGGCTCATATTACCAAAAATAAAGATGCCATAGGAAAGAAATTTAACCTGATTGCAAGTCCGGAAACCAATCTTACCCTTGAAGATTTCTTTAGTTTAATGAAAAAATATTATCCTTTCACATTGGAAAGTCTGCCTTATAAAGAATGGAGAAAACATTGGGAAGATGATAGCAAAAACCGTTTGTATCCCTTGACGAGCCTCTTTAAGGATAATATGCACGAAGGATTGTCTACCGTAGAATTGTATCAGAATACCTATGTCTGGGATTGTTCTAATGTCATTCAATTCCTGGAGGGGTCAGGAATTAAAGAACCTGTATTTGATAAAACGGTTCTTGATGCTTATTTACAATATCTGGGTCTTCCGGTTTCATAA